The proteins below come from a single Aptenodytes patagonicus chromosome 2, bAptPat1.pri.cur, whole genome shotgun sequence genomic window:
- the LRRC3B gene encoding leucine-rich repeat-containing protein 3B: MHLVDLWLTRSLSMCLLLQSFVLMILCFHSASMCPKGCLCSHSGGLNVSCSNANLKEIPRDLPPETVLLYLDSNQITSIPNEIFKDLHQLRVLNLSKNGIEFIDEHAFKGVAETLQTLDLSDNRIQSVHKNAFNNLKARARIANNPWHCDCTLQQVLRSMASNHETANNVICKTSVLDEHAGRPFLNAANDADLCNLPKKTTDYAMLVTMFGWFTMVISYVVYYVRQNQEDARRHLEYLKSLPSRQKKPDEADDISTVV, from the coding sequence ATGCATTTGGTAGACCTGTGGTTAACTCGTTCCCTCTCCATGTGTCTGCTCTTACAAAGTTTTGTCCTCATGATACTGTGCTTTCATTCTGCCAGTATGTGCCCGAAAGGCTGCCTATGTTCTCACTCTGGAGGTCTGAACGTCAGCTGTAGCAATGCAAACCTCAAGGAGATACCCAGAGATCTTCCTCCAGAAACAGTCTTACTTTATTTGGACTCCAATCAGATAACATCTATCCCCAATGAAATTTTTAAGGACTTGCACCAACTGAGAGTCCTCAATTTATCAAAAAACGGGATTGAGTTTATAGATGAACATGCCTTTAAAGGGGTGGCAGAAACCTTGCAGACTCTGGATTTGTCCGACAACCGGATTCAAAGTGTGCACAAAAACGCTTTCAACAACTTAAAGGCCAGAGCCAGAATTGCAAACAATCCCTGGCACTGTGACTGCACGCTGCAGCAGGTGTTGAGGAGCATGGCCTCCAACCATGAGACGGCCAACAACGTCATCTGCAAGACTTCTGTGCTGGATGAACACGCGGGGAGACCGTTCCTCAACGCTGCCAACGATGCTGACCTCTGCAACCTTCCTAAAAAGACTACCGATTACGCCATGCTGGTCACCATGTTTGGCTGGTTCACCATGGTGATCTCATATGTGGTTTATTATGTCCGGCAAAATCAGGAGGATGCAAGGAGGCACCTTGAATACTTGAAATCCCTGCCAAGCAGGCAAAAGAAACCGGACGAAGCCGATGACATTAGCACTGTGGTATAG